GCAATTGGATCGACGCCGGCCTCGACGATGCGAGTGTACTCGCGGCGACGCCGATCCCCGAGCCCGCCATCGCGACACTGCTCGCAGGCGGAGGGCTCGTCCTGCTCCGGCGGCGCTAGTCACTCCTGAGGTGCGACAGCGGTCGGGAACTCCATCGCCCCGGCTTCGGTGACCCATGTCATCACCTCGACCCGCATGAGCCCCGCCTGAACGGACGGATCGGCTTCAGCGAGCTCGCGGACCTCATCGATCGACAGGTCACCGCGGTAGAGGACCAACCCTCGCCACTGCTGGTCGAACCGATCCATGAACGGTCCGGCCACAAGAATGTGACCCGCCTCGGCCATCTTTCGAAGGTGGCCGAGGTGTTGGCGTTGGAGTTGACCGGCTTCGGCGCGAGTGACTTCCGGCGGTTCCTCCGCGGCCGCGAGCAGCACGAAGCGATACGTGTCAAACGCCATCGGCGGGGCGGCCTCCGGCTTCGTGGTCGGCTGTGCCATCGCCCAGGCAGCAGAAGCCGACGCGAACACCATCACGACCAGGAGCAGACGCAGCATCGCCGCAAGATACTGACTTCATTGCTGTGCGTCACGCTCTCCGGTTCCGACGTAGCCGCCCGCGTCAGCGGGCGCGTC
This portion of the Planctomycetota bacterium genome encodes:
- a CDS encoding YciI family protein: MLRLLLVVMVFASASAAWAMAQPTTKPEAAPPMAFDTYRFVLLAAAEEPPEVTRAEAGQLQRQHLGHLRKMAEAGHILVAGPFMDRFDQQWRGLVLYRGDLSIDEVRELAEADPSVQAGLMRVEVMTWVTEAGAMEFPTAVAPQE